One genomic window of Desulfuromonas sp. AOP6 includes the following:
- a CDS encoding DUF1365 family protein has protein sequence MNSRIYQGEVSHARLEPVRHQFRYPVYFYAFDLDELPGLAKENPLFGYNRLRPVAVHDRDYLTPGEEPIRTKLANLLRQLGQGMELGRVVLVTAARYFNYVFNPASFFYCHDPEGRLACVLVQVNNTFGEMHLYLLAGETVLQSGVQKVFHVSPFFPRRGRYEFHLTPPGENIDNTIRYFQDDRLSLVARIQGQARPLTPGSLARTVASHPLCASLTMPRILWQAARLYWQRRLPVYHKPVPESALTIRPVPAGLLDRLGEKMVLRFLSRLPQGRLLLTTPDRREFRFGSGEDTPLRMQIREPRFFRRVMLHGDVGFGESYTDGDWTTPDLPEVLTLLAANEEAMDDRSLATAAAGRLVNYVRHLRRPNTVRGSSRNIREHYDLSNDFFSILLDPTMTYSCGIFEQETDSLEQSQKNKLRTMIRKAGITAADHVLEIGCGWGGFALEAVRQTGCRVTGITVSREQLDFALQRVREAGLEDRIDLRLCDYRHIEGTYSKIVSIEMLEAVGHAGLGPFFAACDRALAPGGRAAIQVITIADRKYETYRTSSDWIRKHIFPGGHVPSPGAISAAVRNHSSLAIEEVENYGRHYARTLDIWRRTLLKRQGEIHALGFDDSFVRKWDYYFAYCQAGFTAGLIDLAQFVLNKPNRG, from the coding sequence GTGAATTCCCGAATCTATCAGGGGGAGGTCAGTCATGCCCGTCTGGAACCGGTGCGCCACCAGTTCCGGTATCCGGTCTATTTCTATGCCTTCGATCTGGACGAGCTTCCCGGACTTGCCAAGGAGAATCCCCTCTTCGGGTACAACCGGCTGCGGCCCGTGGCCGTCCACGACCGGGACTACCTGACCCCTGGGGAGGAACCGATCCGGACCAAGCTGGCCAACCTCCTCCGGCAGCTGGGGCAGGGTATGGAGCTGGGTCGGGTGGTGCTGGTCACCGCCGCCCGGTATTTCAATTATGTTTTCAACCCTGCCAGCTTCTTCTACTGTCACGACCCCGAGGGGCGTCTTGCCTGCGTGCTGGTCCAGGTCAACAATACTTTCGGTGAGATGCACCTCTACCTCCTTGCCGGGGAGACCGTTCTGCAGTCCGGGGTCCAGAAGGTTTTCCACGTTTCCCCCTTTTTTCCGAGGCGGGGCCGTTACGAGTTCCACCTGACGCCTCCGGGGGAGAACATCGATAACACGATCCGCTACTTCCAGGACGACAGACTCTCTCTGGTGGCCCGGATCCAAGGCCAGGCCAGACCCCTGACCCCCGGGAGCCTGGCCCGAACGGTGGCGAGCCATCCGCTGTGCGCCAGCCTGACCATGCCCCGCATCCTCTGGCAGGCGGCGAGACTTTATTGGCAAAGGAGACTTCCCGTGTATCACAAGCCCGTTCCCGAAAGCGCCCTGACCATCCGTCCCGTTCCGGCCGGCCTCCTCGACCGTCTCGGCGAAAAAATGGTTCTTCGGTTCCTTTCCCGTCTACCCCAAGGACGGCTGCTCCTCACCACTCCAGACCGACGGGAGTTCCGGTTCGGCTCGGGGGAAGACACTCCCCTCCGGATGCAGATCCGCGAGCCCCGCTTCTTCCGCCGCGTGATGCTCCATGGCGACGTGGGATTTGGGGAATCGTACACCGACGGCGACTGGACCACACCGGATTTGCCGGAGGTCCTCACGCTGCTTGCCGCCAATGAGGAGGCAATGGACGACCGCAGCCTCGCCACGGCAGCGGCGGGGCGACTGGTCAACTATGTCCGCCACCTGCGGCGTCCCAACACCGTCCGGGGCAGCTCCCGCAACATCCGGGAACACTACGACCTGAGCAACGATTTCTTCTCCATCCTCCTGGATCCCACCATGACCTACTCCTGCGGAATCTTCGAGCAGGAGACCGATTCCCTCGAACAGTCCCAGAAAAACAAGCTGCGAACCATGATCCGCAAGGCCGGGATCACAGCGGCGGACCACGTCCTCGAGATCGGCTGCGGGTGGGGGGGCTTCGCCCTCGAAGCGGTGCGTCAGACGGGCTGCCGGGTCACCGGAATCACCGTTTCCCGGGAGCAGCTCGATTTCGCCCTGCAGCGGGTGCGGGAGGCGGGCCTGGAGGATCGCATCGATCTGCGGCTCTGCGACTACCGCCACATCGAGGGGACATACTCAAAAATCGTCTCCATCGAAATGCTGGAGGCCGTGGGCCATGCCGGGCTGGGCCCTTTCTTTGCTGCCTGCGACCGGGCCCTGGCCCCCGGCGGCCGTGCGGCTATCCAGGTCATCACTATCGCCGACCGGAAATACGAGACCTACCGCACCAGTTCCGACTGGATCCGCAAGCATATCTTTCCCGGGGGGCATGTCCCCTCCCCAGGGGCCATTTCCGCAGCGGTGAGAAACCATTCCTCCCTGGCCATCGAAGAGGTCGAAAACTACGGTCGCCACTACGCCCGAACCCTGGATATCTGGCGCAGGACCCTCCTGAAGCGTCAGGGGGAGATCCATGCCCTCGGTTTCGACGACTCTTTCGTCCGTAAGTGGGACTATTACTTTGCCTACTGTCAGGCTGGTTTCACCGCTGGACTCATCGACCTGGCCCAGTTCGTCCTCAACAAACCGAATCGCGGCTGA
- a CDS encoding DUF2878 domain-containing protein yields MTPLASKVLNFFLYQTGWFFCVLGAAWGYPITGALLSLLLIVVHLLLAGNRRNEILLLGSACLLGVTIDSLQQGLGLFTFRSDPGWPLWIPLWVFVIWAQFATLFHYALRWMAGRYVLAALLGGVGGPLAYGAGMRLGAASLGDLPVLTFLSLALVWASVTPALLWLSERFGEATGSYRGMGKRA; encoded by the coding sequence ATGACACCCCTGGCAAGCAAGGTGCTGAATTTTTTCCTTTACCAGACCGGCTGGTTTTTCTGCGTCCTGGGAGCCGCCTGGGGCTACCCGATAACGGGGGCTCTTCTCTCGCTCCTCCTTATTGTCGTGCACCTGCTCCTTGCCGGGAACCGGCGAAACGAGATCCTGCTTTTGGGAAGCGCCTGTCTTCTCGGGGTGACCATCGACAGTCTCCAGCAGGGCCTGGGACTGTTCACCTTCCGGAGCGACCCCGGGTGGCCCCTATGGATTCCCCTGTGGGTCTTTGTTATCTGGGCCCAGTTCGCGACCCTCTTCCATTACGCTCTGCGCTGGATGGCCGGCCGGTATGTGCTCGCGGCTCTCCTTGGCGGCGTGGGGGGGCCGCTGGCCTATGGGGCAGGCATGCGCCTTGGCGCCGCCTCTCTCGGCGACCTTCCCGTTCTGACCTTCCTCAGCCTTGCCCTGGTGTGGGCTTCCGTGACTCCAGCCCTACTGTGGCTCAGTGAACGTTTCGGGGAGGCCACGGGGAGCTACCGGGGCATGGGGAAAAGAGCTTGA
- a CDS encoding chalcone isomerase family protein, which yields MANRHYGRNVLAAALAMILFTSAGHAAEIHGVQFPDQVHVNGRVLTIKGTAILKWAGLFSVYVGAFYLPAEVPADRWRDDVAKKLELSYFREIEGEDFGKASDKLLRENHSEKDYQILESRLNLLYRLFQDVRAGDRYGLAYSPGGGTELRLNGQILGTIPGADFAVAYFGIWLGDNPISEDFRDNLLGR from the coding sequence ATGGCGAATAGACATTACGGGAGGAATGTCCTGGCGGCAGCCTTGGCCATGATTCTCTTCACCAGCGCCGGGCATGCCGCAGAAATCCATGGAGTTCAGTTCCCGGACCAGGTCCATGTTAATGGCAGAGTGCTCACGATTAAGGGGACGGCCATCCTCAAGTGGGCTGGTCTCTTCAGCGTGTACGTCGGGGCCTTCTATCTCCCCGCAGAGGTTCCGGCGGACCGATGGAGGGATGATGTGGCGAAAAAGCTCGAGCTGAGCTATTTCCGGGAAATCGAAGGCGAGGACTTCGGCAAGGCATCGGACAAGCTTCTGAGGGAAAACCACTCCGAGAAGGACTACCAGATCCTCGAGTCCCGCCTGAACCTCCTCTACCGCCTTTTTCAGGACGTCAGGGCGGGGGACCGCTACGGCCTGGCCTACTCCCCGGGCGGGGGGACGGAACTGCGTCTCAACGGCCAGATCCTCGGGACCATCCCCGGTGCCGACTTCGCCGTGGCCTATTTCGGCATCTGGCTGGGGGACAATCCCATCAGCGAGGATTTCCGCGACAACCTGCTGGGCCGGTAA
- a CDS encoding DUF3833 domain-containing protein, with protein MKSLSSILCAAFLLIFLLPGCASVTVSDYEGRTPELVLETFFDGPLTAHGVVKNRSGKVIRYFTAEIRAWWDGPVGTLDETFVFDDGEVQRRLWKLTREGKGRYTGTANDVVGTARGEVAGNSFFMEYVLEVPYRGKSLEVTIDDRMYLVSPGVLVNESEMRKFGIRVGEILLVILK; from the coding sequence ATGAAGAGCTTGAGTTCGATCCTGTGCGCCGCCTTTCTGCTGATTTTCCTTCTGCCAGGGTGCGCCTCCGTCACCGTCAGCGACTACGAGGGGCGGACCCCTGAACTGGTTCTCGAGACTTTCTTCGACGGGCCTCTCACTGCCCATGGGGTGGTGAAGAATCGCTCCGGCAAGGTCATCCGGTATTTCACTGCCGAGATCCGGGCCTGGTGGGACGGCCCCGTGGGAACCCTGGACGAGACCTTCGTCTTCGATGACGGGGAAGTCCAGCGCCGGCTCTGGAAACTGACCCGGGAGGGGAAAGGCCGGTACACCGGCACTGCCAATGACGTGGTCGGCACCGCTCGGGGGGAGGTGGCTGGAAACAGCTTTTTCATGGAATATGTGCTGGAAGTCCCCTACAGGGGAAAAAGCCTGGAGGTGACCATCGATGACCGGATGTACCTGGTGAGCCCTGGAGTCCTGGTCAATGAATCCGAGATGCGCAAGTTCGGTATTCGGGTGGGGGAAATCCTCCTGGTGATTCTTAAGTAG
- a CDS encoding type 1 glutamine amidotransferase, whose amino-acid sequence MRAHYLQHVPFEGLGSIESWLQNAGYEISSTQFFSSEVLPDVEDIDFLVVMGGPMSATDETEYPWLINEKKVIRRAIEAGKPVLGICLGAQLMANAMGGKVFKNPVKEIGWFPVSAVESENTSAFQFPQEIAVFHWHGETFSLPKGAVQIAESKGCKNQAFQIGSNAIGMQFHLETTPLSARAIVENCRNELVEDEYIQSEAEILSAPQERYALINSLMDRVLEYLHAKVGKRGQV is encoded by the coding sequence ATGCGAGCACATTACTTACAGCATGTACCGTTTGAGGGCTTGGGCAGTATTGAATCCTGGCTACAAAACGCGGGTTATGAAATATCAAGCACCCAATTTTTCAGCTCGGAAGTTTTGCCTGATGTTGAAGATATTGATTTCCTCGTAGTCATGGGTGGCCCGATGAGCGCTACCGATGAAACAGAATATCCTTGGCTCATAAATGAAAAAAAGGTCATCAGAAGGGCTATTGAAGCGGGAAAACCCGTACTGGGCATTTGTTTAGGTGCCCAACTGATGGCAAACGCCATGGGAGGCAAGGTCTTCAAAAATCCAGTGAAAGAAATTGGCTGGTTCCCCGTTTCAGCAGTTGAATCAGAAAACACTTCCGCTTTTCAGTTCCCACAAGAAATTGCAGTGTTTCACTGGCATGGTGAAACCTTCAGTCTGCCAAAAGGTGCTGTTCAAATAGCAGAAAGTAAAGGCTGTAAAAATCAAGCCTTCCAGATTGGAAGCAATGCTATCGGGATGCAGTTCCACCTGGAAACTACGCCCCTATCTGCACGGGCAATTGTCGAAAATTGCCGAAATGAACTCGTTGAAGACGAATATATTCAATCAGAAGCGGAAATTTTGTCCGCGCCCCAGGAGCGCTATGCATTAATAAACAGCTTAATGGACAGAGTTCTGGAGTATTTACACGCGAAGGTGGGCAAGAGGGGTCAGGTCTGA
- a CDS encoding CsbD family protein encodes MDNKEFKARWHQLRGLLKGLWGELSGNDIDFIDGQRERLVGKLQEKYNLSEKEAQRKVDELSDHL; translated from the coding sequence ATGGATAACAAGGAATTCAAAGCCCGGTGGCATCAGCTGAGAGGACTGCTCAAAGGACTATGGGGGGAGCTCAGTGGTAATGATATCGACTTTATCGATGGTCAGCGCGAACGGCTCGTCGGAAAGCTTCAGGAGAAATACAACTTAAGCGAAAAGGAAGCGCAGCGTAAAGTGGATGAACTCTCCGACCATCTTTAA
- a CDS encoding cation-transporting P-type ATPase gives MPEKSESQNKKREQIQSPWALPAEEAAKHFDLDPEQGLSAEQVRRQRHVYGPNRLRQKQKVTIWKLLVNQFKSLVIILLGVASAAAFLFGEWLESVAVAIALVLNAAIGFITELKATRSMEALQRLERVSARVQRDGQDSEISAAKLVPGDVVQIDAGDLVPADLRLFEANRLRADESALTGESVPAPKTTAPLDRSTPLAERANMLFKGTAVTSGSGAGIVTATGMNTEIGTIAGLVQEAEDEMTPLEKRLERLGRRLVLLTLVMGIVVAAAGLIGGRDVALVLETAIAMAIAAVPEGLPVVATIALARGMWRMAEHNALISRLSAVETLGATTVIFTDKTGTLTENRMRVRRFILSGKEIEIDEEEGPDPKQDARLQKILRVGVLCNNASLNQEEELGDPTETALLRVAGAAGVHRQELLKDYSEIREEAFSAETMMMATFHEYEGEILVAVKGAPEAVLGCCTRVAEEDEVVELSQQGRREWVEQNRALAEEGMRLMALAAKEIDSKDEDPYGDLTLLGFAALHDPPRQDVADALKECASAGIRVIMVTGDHPATARGIAAAVGLEADASKTLKGEILQDTESLSPEEQEKIVQASIFARVTPEQKLSLISLYRDKGEIVAMTGDGVNDAPALKKADIGVAMGKRGTQVAKEAADMVLKDDRFGTIVLAIRYGRGIFNNIRNFITYLISGNVSEVAIITLATLVGAPLPLLPLQILYINLIGDVFPALALGMGEARPRIMQQPPRDPKEPVLTRKHWLGIGGYTLIFTIAVLGAFAVALVHWEIPAERAVTISFSSLVLARLWHVFNMRDPASPVLRNEITTNPHIWGAIGLGIGLLLSAIYLPGLSKILGLVAPSPREWLLILGASLIPLAVGQAVKLRIRFHK, from the coding sequence ATGCCTGAAAAATCGGAGAGCCAAAACAAAAAGCGCGAACAGATTCAATCCCCCTGGGCTCTTCCGGCAGAGGAAGCTGCCAAACACTTTGACCTTGACCCGGAACAGGGGCTGAGCGCCGAGCAGGTTCGTCGGCAGCGTCACGTCTACGGCCCCAACCGGCTGCGTCAGAAACAGAAGGTCACCATCTGGAAACTTCTGGTCAATCAGTTCAAGAGCCTGGTGATCATCCTGCTCGGCGTCGCGTCGGCCGCCGCCTTTCTGTTCGGCGAATGGCTCGAAAGCGTTGCCGTGGCGATTGCGCTCGTGCTCAACGCGGCGATTGGCTTTATCACCGAACTCAAGGCGACCCGCTCGATGGAAGCGCTGCAACGCCTGGAGCGCGTTAGCGCCCGCGTCCAACGGGATGGGCAGGACAGTGAGATTTCTGCCGCCAAGCTGGTACCGGGAGATGTGGTACAGATCGACGCAGGCGACCTCGTCCCGGCCGATCTGCGTCTATTCGAAGCAAACCGGCTGCGGGCAGATGAATCCGCCCTGACAGGAGAATCCGTCCCTGCTCCGAAGACGACAGCTCCCCTCGACCGATCCACTCCCCTGGCCGAGCGCGCCAACATGCTGTTCAAAGGCACCGCCGTCACCTCGGGTTCTGGAGCCGGCATTGTCACTGCCACCGGCATGAATACAGAAATTGGCACCATCGCCGGCCTGGTGCAGGAGGCCGAAGATGAAATGACGCCGCTGGAAAAACGGCTGGAGCGGCTGGGGCGGCGCCTTGTGCTGCTCACCTTGGTAATGGGCATTGTGGTAGCGGCGGCCGGACTGATCGGCGGAAGGGACGTGGCGTTGGTGCTGGAGACCGCCATTGCCATGGCCATCGCCGCCGTGCCGGAAGGGCTGCCGGTGGTGGCCACCATCGCCCTGGCGCGCGGCATGTGGCGCATGGCCGAACACAATGCCCTGATCAGCCGCCTCTCCGCGGTGGAAACCCTGGGTGCGACGACCGTCATCTTCACGGATAAAACCGGTACCCTGACCGAAAACCGCATGCGGGTACGCCGCTTCATCCTGTCCGGAAAAGAGATTGAGATCGACGAAGAGGAGGGGCCCGACCCGAAGCAGGACGCGCGCCTGCAGAAAATCCTGCGGGTTGGTGTGCTGTGCAACAACGCCTCCCTCAACCAGGAAGAGGAACTGGGAGATCCCACCGAGACCGCCCTGCTACGCGTCGCTGGAGCGGCGGGAGTGCATCGCCAGGAACTGCTGAAAGATTATTCCGAAATCCGCGAGGAAGCCTTCAGTGCCGAAACGATGATGATGGCGACCTTTCACGAATACGAGGGTGAGATTCTGGTGGCGGTCAAGGGCGCGCCGGAAGCGGTGCTGGGATGCTGCACCCGCGTAGCGGAGGAAGACGAGGTGGTTGAGCTGTCGCAGCAGGGGCGCCGTGAATGGGTGGAGCAGAACCGGGCGCTGGCCGAAGAGGGCATGCGGCTGATGGCCCTGGCCGCTAAAGAGATCGACAGCAAAGACGAGGACCCCTACGGCGATCTGACCCTGCTGGGGTTTGCCGCCCTGCACGATCCTCCGCGCCAGGATGTGGCCGACGCCCTGAAGGAATGCGCCAGCGCCGGCATACGGGTCATTATGGTGACGGGCGATCATCCCGCCACCGCCCGGGGGATTGCCGCGGCAGTCGGCCTTGAGGCGGATGCATCCAAAACCCTCAAAGGAGAGATCCTGCAGGACACCGAATCTCTTTCGCCCGAGGAACAGGAAAAAATTGTGCAGGCCTCCATCTTTGCGCGGGTTACGCCCGAGCAGAAGCTTTCGTTGATCTCCCTTTATCGGGACAAGGGGGAGATCGTCGCCATGACCGGCGACGGGGTCAACGATGCGCCGGCACTTAAAAAGGCCGACATCGGTGTGGCGATGGGGAAACGGGGCACCCAGGTCGCCAAAGAGGCGGCCGACATGGTCCTCAAGGATGACCGCTTCGGCACCATCGTGTTGGCGATCCGGTACGGGCGCGGCATTTTCAACAACATCCGCAATTTTATCACCTACCTGATCTCCGGCAACGTCAGCGAGGTCGCCATCATCACCCTGGCGACGCTGGTCGGGGCACCGCTTCCCCTGCTGCCGCTGCAGATCCTCTACATCAACCTGATTGGCGATGTTTTTCCCGCCCTGGCGCTGGGTATGGGGGAAGCCCGCCCGCGGATCATGCAGCAGCCGCCGCGCGACCCCAAGGAGCCGGTGCTGACCCGCAAACACTGGCTGGGCATCGGCGGCTACACCCTGATATTTACCATCGCCGTTTTGGGAGCGTTTGCCGTGGCCCTGGTGCATTGGGAGATACCCGCCGAACGTGCTGTCACCATCTCCTTCTCCTCCCTGGTGCTGGCCCGCCTGTGGCACGTCTTCAATATGCGCGATCCCGCCAGCCCCGTGCTGCGCAACGAGATTACCACCAATCCCCATATCTGGGGCGCGATCGGTCTCGGCATCGGCTTGCTGCTTTCGGCCATCTACCTGCCAGGCCTCTCGAAAATTCTCGGACTGGTCGCCCCAAGCCCGCGGGAATGGCTGCTGATTCTTGGCGCCAGCCTCATACCCCTGGCAGTCGGACAGGCAGTGAAGCTCCGCATTCGATTCCATAAATAA
- a CDS encoding copper-translocating P-type ATPase yields MTKESEQENNHPHHQEHEDHENHHAMMAADFRRRFWISLVLTVPILILSPMLQSLFGLAKVISFPGDHYVLLAFSSAIYFYGGKPFLTGLYDEIKEKQPGMMTLIALAISVAYFYSAAVALGMPGKVFFWELATLIDIMLLGHWIEMKSVMGASKALNELVKLMPTEAHRLDEEGSTEDVPVDQLEKGDRFVVKPGEKIPTDGTVKEGSSRVDESMVTGESRPVRKEEGEEVIGGTINGDGTLTVEAEKVGEDTFLSQVIETVRAAQESKSRSQGLADRAAFWLTVIAITVGFTTLAAWLLIGSPFVDAMERMVTVMVITCPHALGLAIPLVVATSTSLAAKNGLLIRERNAFEAARHIDVVVFDKTGTLTEGKFEVGGVIVFGDQDEKEILRLAAALESRSEHPIAAGILQEVKKRDMKVPEVENFEAIKGQGIQGKVEGRSIRVMAPGYLDKNNIAYDAEPLQEHHDQGRTVVFVVEDDTAVGAIALGDTIREESAEALKTLRDMEIRPMMMTGDKEEVAAAVAKTLKIDDYFAEVLPEDKAAKVRELRDKGFKVAMTGDGINDAPALAEADLGIAVGAGTDVAIETADIVLVHSNPRDVANIFRLSKATYSKTVQNLIWATGYNVFAIPLAAGVAIRWGIVISPAMGALIMSLSTVIVAVNARMLKLK; encoded by the coding sequence ATGACTAAAGAATCCGAACAGGAAAACAATCATCCGCACCACCAAGAACATGAAGATCATGAGAACCATCATGCCATGATGGCTGCCGACTTCCGGCGGCGCTTCTGGATCAGCCTGGTGCTGACGGTTCCCATCCTGATTCTCTCGCCGATGCTTCAGTCCCTCTTTGGCCTTGCCAAGGTCATCTCCTTCCCCGGGGACCACTATGTGCTGCTGGCTTTCTCCTCAGCTATCTATTTTTATGGCGGCAAACCATTCCTGACCGGCCTCTATGACGAAATCAAAGAGAAGCAACCGGGGATGATGACCCTGATCGCCTTGGCGATCAGCGTGGCCTATTTCTATTCCGCGGCGGTCGCGCTGGGGATGCCGGGCAAGGTCTTTTTCTGGGAACTGGCCACCCTGATCGACATCATGCTTCTCGGTCATTGGATCGAGATGAAATCGGTCATGGGGGCCTCTAAGGCGCTGAACGAGTTGGTCAAGCTTATGCCGACCGAGGCACATCGGTTGGATGAGGAGGGATCAACCGAAGATGTGCCGGTCGACCAACTCGAAAAAGGGGATCGGTTCGTGGTCAAGCCCGGCGAGAAGATTCCCACGGACGGTACGGTCAAGGAAGGATCTTCCCGGGTCGATGAATCGATGGTGACCGGCGAGTCTCGCCCAGTGCGCAAGGAAGAAGGCGAGGAGGTCATCGGCGGCACCATTAACGGCGACGGAACTCTGACGGTGGAAGCGGAGAAAGTCGGCGAAGATACGTTTCTTTCCCAGGTGATCGAAACGGTACGCGCCGCCCAGGAATCCAAATCCAGGTCACAGGGACTTGCAGACCGGGCCGCATTCTGGCTGACCGTCATCGCTATCACGGTCGGCTTCACCACTCTTGCGGCCTGGCTCCTTATCGGTTCCCCCTTCGTCGACGCCATGGAGCGCATGGTGACCGTCATGGTCATTACCTGCCCGCATGCCCTGGGGCTGGCAATCCCTCTGGTGGTCGCCACCTCTACCAGTCTGGCGGCTAAGAACGGCCTGCTGATCCGTGAGCGTAACGCCTTTGAAGCAGCACGCCATATCGACGTGGTCGTTTTCGATAAAACCGGAACCCTCACCGAAGGGAAATTTGAGGTCGGCGGTGTCATTGTCTTTGGCGACCAGGATGAAAAAGAAATCCTGCGGTTGGCAGCGGCCCTTGAAAGCCGCTCTGAACATCCCATCGCCGCAGGCATTCTGCAGGAAGTGAAAAAGCGCGACATGAAAGTGCCCGAAGTTGAGAATTTTGAAGCCATCAAGGGCCAGGGTATTCAGGGAAAAGTCGAAGGACGGTCGATCCGGGTGATGGCCCCCGGTTATCTTGACAAAAACAACATCGCATACGATGCAGAGCCGCTGCAGGAACACCACGACCAGGGCCGCACCGTGGTCTTCGTTGTAGAGGACGATACCGCCGTCGGCGCCATCGCCCTGGGGGACACGATTCGTGAAGAATCGGCTGAGGCCCTTAAAACCCTGCGTGATATGGAAATCCGCCCCATGATGATGACGGGGGACAAGGAGGAAGTAGCTGCCGCCGTGGCCAAGACGTTGAAGATCGACGATTATTTTGCCGAAGTCCTCCCCGAGGACAAAGCCGCAAAAGTCAGGGAGCTGCGGGATAAAGGCTTCAAGGTTGCCATGACCGGTGACGGTATCAATGATGCCCCGGCGCTGGCGGAAGCCGATCTGGGAATTGCGGTCGGGGCCGGGACCGATGTGGCCATCGAAACGGCAGATATCGTCCTTGTCCATTCAAATCCCCGGGACGTGGCCAACATCTTCCGCCTCTCCAAGGCCACGTACAGCAAAACCGTGCAGAACCTCATCTGGGCCACCGGTTACAATGTCTTTGCCATCCCCCTGGCCGCCGGCGTCGCCATACGCTGGGGGATTGTCATTTCACCGGCGATGGGCGCGCTTATCATGTCCCTGTCCACCGTCATCGTCGCCGTTAACGCCAGAATGCTTAAATTGAAATGA
- the mgtE gene encoding magnesium transporter has protein sequence MKTDKSWKFTNPGEIKAWLSDKTPLQIAEETARLEPSQQETLFRQINREQALDVFRQLNVAQQERMLAVTAREIAVFLVEELDPDDRARLFNELPAEVVEGYLTELSAEERRLTNQLLSYPEESAGRIMSPEFLALSPLMTVLEALDYIRKNGRKAETIHTLPVTDKQNRLVGLCELSDLVLGDSERQVAEIMHKDPHAVEPDADQEEVARLLQAADLLAVPVVDEDGMLLGIVTVDDAMDVLTLEESEDLARSGGAEPLGRPYFSVSDFRLAKSRVLWLVVLIFAASLTVQVLTFFESTLETAVSLALFIPLLIGTGGNAGAQSSTTIVRGMAIGDVQPSDFIRTILREGRVGFLLGTMLGLLSYLPVSLYAGHALALVVSLTLLSICTLASVVGSMMPLAARFFGVDPAVASAPFVTTIVDATGLLVYFLIAKTVLNL, from the coding sequence TTGAAGACGGATAAAAGCTGGAAATTTACAAATCCCGGTGAAATCAAGGCCTGGCTCAGTGACAAAACGCCGCTGCAGATCGCTGAAGAAACGGCCCGCCTGGAGCCAAGCCAGCAGGAGACCCTTTTCCGGCAGATAAACCGAGAGCAAGCCCTCGATGTTTTCAGACAGCTCAACGTCGCTCAGCAGGAACGGATGCTGGCAGTGACAGCGCGGGAAATCGCCGTCTTTCTCGTGGAAGAACTCGATCCAGACGACCGGGCGCGGCTGTTCAACGAACTCCCCGCCGAAGTGGTGGAAGGATACCTGACGGAGCTGAGCGCTGAGGAGCGGCGACTCACCAACCAGCTGCTCAGCTATCCGGAAGAGTCCGCCGGGCGCATCATGAGCCCTGAATTTCTGGCTCTGAGCCCGTTGATGACGGTCCTGGAGGCACTGGATTATATCCGCAAAAACGGTCGCAAGGCCGAAACCATTCACACCTTGCCCGTAACCGACAAACAGAACCGACTGGTGGGGCTGTGCGAACTGAGTGACCTGGTGCTCGGCGATTCCGAACGACAGGTCGCTGAAATCATGCACAAAGACCCTCATGCCGTCGAACCGGACGCTGACCAGGAAGAGGTCGCCCGTCTGCTGCAGGCGGCAGACCTGCTGGCCGTGCCCGTCGTTGACGAAGATGGCATGCTGCTGGGGATCGTGACCGTTGACGATGCCATGGATGTTCTGACCCTGGAGGAAAGCGAGGATCTGGCCCGTTCCGGCGGTGCCGAGCCGCTGGGGCGGCCCTACTTTTCCGTTTCGGACTTTCGCCTGGCGAAGTCGCGGGTGCTGTGGCTGGTCGTGCTGATTTTCGCCGCCTCCTTGACCGTGCAAGTACTCACCTTTTTTGAGTCGACGCTGGAAACGGCGGTCAGCCTGGCGCTGTTTATCCCGTTGCTGATCGGTACCGGCGGCAACGCCGGCGCCCAGTCCTCCACCACCATCGTGCGCGGCATGGCCATCGGAGACGTCCAGCCGAGCGACTTTATCCGCACCATCCTGCGGGAAGGGCGCGTCGGCTTCCTGCTCGGCACTATGCTGGGCCTGCTCAGTTACCTGCCGGTCAGTCTGTATGCGGGGCACGCACTGGCCCTGGTGGTTTCCCTGACTCTTTTGTCCATCTGTACCCTGGCCTCCGTGGTCGGCTCCATGATGCCGCTTGCCGCCCGATTCTTCGGCGTCGACCCGGCCGTGGCCAGCGCCCCTTTTGTAACCACCATCGTCGACGCCACCGGCCTGCTGGTCTATTTCCTGATTGCGAAGACCGTTTTGAACCTGTGA